The following coding sequences are from one Magnetovibrio sp. PR-2 window:
- a CDS encoding multicopper oxidase family protein, with amino-acid sequence MKNRFSSAHLSRRDLLKGGTALAATSLLPASEAWAATPHVLKPAQHSVQLLPSKYSPTPIWAFGQNNPWPELRVKQGERLQVKLENGLDQPTTIHWHGLRLPNAMDGVPGLTQDPVQPGESFTYDFVVPDAGTYWYHPHVNSSEQIGRGLYGALIVEEPNPPEVDRDIVWILDDWRLNVDGTISDDFVNGHDISHGGRTGNYITLNGQRAKPLSVRKNERIRLRLINVANARIFGVHFENHDVKAIAIDGHPVEPHSLQYDMALLASGQRMDIILDCTGDVGSTHQILDIAYQNQERVLTEIVYEDAKPLRPAPLGDVPSLSPNPVAEPDLNNAARHDMVITGGAMGRLDGAVYKGEYQPTSELVKEMKIWALNGVAAHTTAMLPMFAFKQGSSHIITVQNNSVFPHPMHLHGHAFRILKLDGKPVPHTPWADTVLLVGQGTAEIALVADNPGDWLFHCHILAHVQGGMSSVIRVT; translated from the coding sequence ATGAAGAACAGGTTTTCAAGTGCGCACCTGTCGCGCCGTGACCTCTTGAAGGGTGGCACCGCTTTGGCGGCTACGTCCCTTTTGCCCGCTTCTGAAGCTTGGGCCGCGACGCCCCACGTCCTCAAGCCTGCACAGCACAGTGTGCAGCTGCTTCCCAGCAAATATTCCCCAACCCCCATCTGGGCTTTTGGACAAAATAACCCATGGCCCGAGCTGCGCGTAAAACAAGGCGAACGCCTGCAGGTCAAACTGGAAAACGGCTTGGATCAGCCCACGACCATCCATTGGCACGGCCTGCGCCTGCCCAACGCCATGGACGGCGTGCCGGGATTGACCCAGGACCCGGTTCAGCCGGGGGAAAGTTTCACCTATGACTTCGTCGTGCCCGACGCGGGAACGTATTGGTATCACCCTCACGTCAACAGCTCTGAACAGATCGGGCGGGGCCTGTATGGCGCGTTGATTGTGGAAGAGCCCAATCCCCCCGAGGTCGATCGCGACATTGTGTGGATTTTGGACGATTGGCGTTTAAACGTAGACGGCACCATCAGTGACGATTTTGTCAACGGCCACGACATCAGCCACGGCGGGCGCACCGGCAATTACATCACGCTCAACGGTCAAAGGGCCAAACCTTTGAGTGTGCGCAAAAACGAACGCATCCGTCTGCGCCTGATCAATGTCGCCAATGCGCGCATTTTTGGCGTGCACTTCGAAAATCACGATGTCAAAGCCATCGCCATTGACGGCCACCCGGTCGAGCCCCACAGCCTGCAATACGACATGGCTCTGCTGGCTTCAGGGCAACGCATGGACATCATTTTGGATTGCACAGGCGACGTGGGTTCGACACACCAAATCTTGGACATTGCCTATCAAAACCAAGAACGCGTGCTCACCGAAATTGTCTATGAAGACGCAAAACCTCTGCGCCCCGCACCCTTGGGCGACGTGCCCAGTCTGTCCCCAAACCCAGTAGCAGAGCCCGACCTAAACAATGCGGCGCGCCACGACATGGTCATCACCGGCGGCGCCATGGGGCGTTTGGACGGCGCGGTGTACAAGGGTGAATATCAGCCCACGTCCGAGCTGGTGAAAGAGATGAAAATTTGGGCCCTCAACGGTGTTGCGGCCCACACCACCGCCATGTTGCCCATGTTCGCATTCAAACAAGGCTCGTCTCACATCATCACGGTCCAAAACAACAGTGTGTTCCCCCATCCCATGCATCTGCATGGCCATGCATTTCGTATTTTGAAGCTGGACGGTAAGCCCGTCCCCCACACACCCTGGGCCGACACGGTTTTGTTGGTCGGACAGGGCACGGCTGAAATTGCTTTGGTCGCGGACAATCCGGGTGATTGGTTATTCCACTGCCACATCCTCGCCCACGTACAAGGCGGTATGTCGTCTGTTATCCGTGTCACCTAA
- the glmU gene encoding bifunctional UDP-N-acetylglucosamine diphosphorylase/glucosamine-1-phosphate N-acetyltransferase GlmU, translating to MSKSKTAAIILAAGLGTRMKSEKPKVMHPVAGRPMVQHLLATCAKLKLDKVVVVVGPDMEDLEAAVAPHTTAVQYERLGTGHAVQSAMDALGNFNGNVLVLYGDTPLMTEQTLNAMLEARQPVEGEFAPAVVVLGFVPQEPGRYGRLVLDEEDGELLEIVEANDASQEQLMINLCNSGVMCFDGSVMPQLLGRMTNDNAKGEYYLTDCVALAREDGFSCAVVEGDEEELLGINSRIELAQAEMIAQDHLREKAMKNGATLLDPSTTYFSYDTQIGKDVLIEPNVVFGPGVAVGNNVHIKAHCHFEDASIGAGTTIGPFARLRPGAKLAENVHVGNFVEIKNAMVEEGGKVNHLTYIGDARVGAGANIGAGTITCNYDGFNKFHTDIGAGAFIGSNTALVAPVKVGDGAIVGAGSTVISDVGENDIVTTRANPKRATGAAERFRERKQAEKDAKKKG from the coding sequence ATGTCAAAGTCAAAAACTGCCGCAATTATTCTGGCCGCGGGTCTTGGGACCCGGATGAAGTCGGAAAAGCCCAAGGTCATGCATCCGGTTGCGGGCCGTCCCATGGTCCAACACCTTTTGGCGACCTGTGCGAAGCTGAAGCTGGATAAGGTCGTGGTTGTGGTCGGGCCGGATATGGAAGATCTGGAAGCCGCTGTCGCCCCCCACACAACGGCTGTACAGTACGAACGGCTGGGCACCGGTCATGCGGTTCAGTCCGCCATGGACGCTTTGGGGAACTTCAACGGCAATGTTTTGGTGCTCTACGGCGACACGCCCTTGATGACCGAGCAAACTCTGAACGCCATGCTCGAAGCCCGCCAACCTGTCGAAGGTGAATTTGCGCCGGCGGTTGTGGTGTTGGGCTTTGTACCGCAAGAGCCAGGGCGGTATGGCCGCTTGGTGTTAGACGAAGAAGATGGCGAGCTGTTGGAAATTGTCGAGGCCAATGACGCCTCGCAAGAACAACTGATGATCAATCTGTGCAATTCCGGTGTGATGTGTTTTGATGGCTCGGTTATGCCGCAGCTCTTAGGCCGAATGACCAACGATAATGCGAAGGGTGAATATTATCTCACCGACTGTGTCGCCTTGGCGCGAGAAGACGGATTTAGCTGCGCTGTTGTCGAAGGCGATGAAGAAGAGCTGTTGGGTATAAATTCGCGCATTGAGCTGGCACAGGCCGAAATGATTGCTCAAGATCATTTGCGTGAAAAAGCCATGAAGAACGGTGCGACCCTGTTGGATCCAAGCACCACGTATTTTTCTTATGACACACAGATCGGCAAAGACGTGCTGATCGAGCCGAACGTTGTCTTCGGTCCTGGCGTAGCTGTTGGCAACAACGTCCATATCAAAGCACATTGCCATTTTGAAGATGCAAGCATTGGTGCGGGCACGACTATCGGCCCGTTTGCCCGGTTGCGCCCAGGGGCGAAGCTGGCGGAAAACGTACACGTCGGAAATTTTGTCGAGATCAAAAATGCCATGGTCGAAGAAGGTGGCAAGGTCAATCACCTGACCTACATCGGCGACGCGCGTGTCGGTGCGGGTGCGAACATCGGTGCGGGCACCATCACGTGTAACTATGACGGCTTCAACAAATTCCACACCGACATCGGTGCGGGTGCGTTTATTGGATCGAACACCGCATTGGTGGCTCCGGTCAAAGTTGGCGATGGCGCGATCGTGGGTGCAGGCTCGACGGTCATTTCCGACGTTGGCGAAAATGACATCGTGACAACGCGTGCCAATCCCAAGCGTGCGACAGGCGCGGCGGAACGCTTTCGCGAACGCAAGCAGGCCGAAAAAGACGCGAAAAAGAAAGGCTGA
- the glmS gene encoding glutamine--fructose-6-phosphate transaminase (isomerizing), with protein MCGIIGIIGKENATPQVVEGLRRLEYRGYDSAGVATLLNGGIERRRAQGKLKNLEASLEETPLIGDIGIGHTRWATHGVPNEANAHPHMTDRVAMVHNGIIENFQELKDELTGKGHSFASDTDTEAVVHLITAYLEDGLSPQDATKAALKRLHGAFALAIIFAGEHDLMIGARKGSPLAVGLGEGEMYLGSDAIALSHLTNRVMYLEDGDCVVLTREGVEVFDEDDQVVGRPVKVNDLSNASVGKGGYRHFMLKEIYEQPQVIGDTLAGFINPADRTITLPDLPFDLAGVTRLTMVACGTSFYACQTARYWIEKLARIPVEVDVASEFRYRDAPLPDGGAALFVSQSGETADTLAALRHAREQGQHILSIVNVAESTIARESDATLLTYAGPEVGVASTKAFTTQLVVLACLAIAMGRAKGTIEHDCEGRLMEALIEVPARAADVLNHDERLKDLAVEVAEARDVLYLGRGSNFPIAMEGALKLKEISYIHAEGYAAGEMKHGPIALIDEHVPVIVIAPTDELFEKTASNMQEVIARGGRVIFLSDEPGAEKLGKLAAATIALPEVDPFVAPILYSIPVQLLAYHTACLKGTDVDQPRNLAKSVTVE; from the coding sequence ATGTGCGGCATCATTGGCATCATCGGCAAAGAAAACGCGACCCCGCAAGTGGTGGAAGGTTTGCGCCGCTTGGAATACCGGGGGTATGATTCGGCGGGCGTCGCAACGCTGTTGAACGGTGGCATCGAACGCCGGCGCGCCCAAGGCAAGCTCAAAAACTTAGAAGCTTCGCTAGAAGAGACGCCGTTAATCGGTGACATCGGCATCGGACACACCCGTTGGGCGACGCATGGCGTGCCCAACGAAGCCAACGCGCACCCGCATATGACGGACCGCGTCGCCATGGTGCACAATGGCATCATCGAAAACTTTCAAGAGCTCAAAGACGAACTGACGGGCAAAGGCCACAGCTTTGCCTCCGATACGGACACCGAAGCTGTGGTGCACCTGATCACGGCTTATCTGGAAGACGGACTAAGCCCCCAAGATGCCACCAAAGCCGCGCTTAAACGTCTGCACGGTGCGTTTGCCTTGGCGATCATTTTTGCCGGCGAGCACGATTTGATGATTGGTGCGCGCAAAGGCAGTCCCTTGGCGGTCGGCCTTGGCGAAGGCGAAATGTATTTGGGCTCCGACGCCATTGCGCTGAGCCACCTCACCAACCGGGTGATGTATTTGGAAGACGGCGACTGTGTGGTTTTGACCCGCGAAGGCGTCGAAGTCTTTGACGAAGACGATCAAGTGGTCGGACGCCCGGTCAAAGTCAACGACCTGTCCAACGCATCGGTGGGCAAGGGCGGCTATCGCCACTTCATGCTCAAAGAAATTTACGAACAACCCCAAGTTATCGGGGACACCTTGGCAGGGTTCATCAATCCGGCAGACCGCACCATCACGTTGCCGGACTTGCCGTTTGATTTGGCCGGTGTGACGCGTCTGACCATGGTGGCGTGCGGGACGTCGTTTTATGCCTGTCAGACGGCACGCTACTGGATTGAAAAGCTCGCCCGCATTCCGGTGGAAGTCGATGTTGCGTCGGAATTCCGGTATCGCGATGCGCCGCTGCCCGACGGTGGCGCAGCCCTGTTTGTGTCCCAATCGGGCGAAACGGCGGACACCTTGGCCGCCCTGCGTCATGCGCGCGAACAGGGCCAGCACATCCTGTCCATTGTCAATGTCGCCGAAAGCACCATTGCACGCGAAAGCGATGCGACGCTGCTGACCTACGCGGGTCCGGAAGTGGGTGTGGCGTCGACCAAGGCGTTTACCACGCAGTTGGTTGTGCTGGCATGCCTCGCCATTGCCATGGGGCGTGCGAAAGGCACCATCGAACACGATTGTGAAGGCCGTTTGATGGAAGCCTTGATTGAAGTGCCCGCCCGCGCCGCCGATGTGCTCAATCACGATGAACGCCTGAAAGATCTGGCTGTCGAAGTGGCCGAAGCCCGCGACGTTTTGTACTTAGGACGCGGCTCCAACTTCCCCATTGCCATGGAAGGGGCGTTGAAGCTGAAAGAGATCAGCTACATCCACGCCGAAGGCTATGCGGCGGGCGAAATGAAGCACGGCCCCATTGCGCTCATCGACGAACACGTGCCCGTTATCGTGATTGCGCCCACGGACGAGTTGTTCGAAAAAACAGCCTCCAACATGCAAGAGGTCATCGCGCGCGGCGGCCGGGTGATTTTCTTATCCGATGAACCCGGTGCCGAAAAACTCGGCAAGCTCGCCGCCGCAACCATCGCGCTGCCCGAAGTCGATCCGTTTGTGGCGCCGATCTTGTATTCCATCCCCGTACAACTGTTGGCGTACCACACCGCATGCCTCAAAGGCACCGACGTGGACCAGCCGCGCAATTTGGCGAAGTCGGTAACGGTTGAATAA
- the gor gene encoding glutathione-disulfide reductase produces the protein MSDFDYDLITIGAGSGGVRASRMAAQTGARVAVVEASRPGGTCVMRGCVPKKLLVYASQFATSIEDSKGFGWDVPRPDFDWPQLIKTKNAELDRLEGIYGRILRENGVDLLNGHGTVTGPNSVDVDGKEFTAEKILIATGGWPHLPDVPGAEHAITSNEALELEKLPKRLVIVGGGYIAVEFAGLFNALGVDVTIIIRAGNILRGFDDDIRDTLAQELEKAGISILRECVVRSIEQEDGGYSIRLHGTETIDCDQVFYATGRRPNTNGLGLEEVGVALSEHGGVKVDEHFQTSVPSIFALGDVIDRIQLTPVAINEGMAFVDTQFKNTPRPMDYDNVPAAVFSQPPVGTVGLMEQEARQNGDVDIYMSRFRPMKHTLSGRDSHAMMKLIVDRESQRVVGCHMVGDDAPEIVQGFAVALKCGATKAQFDATVGIHPTAAEEFVTMREKLPEHDEDA, from the coding sequence ATGTCTGACTTCGATTACGATCTGATCACCATTGGTGCGGGCTCCGGCGGGGTTCGGGCTTCGCGCATGGCGGCGCAGACGGGCGCGCGAGTGGCTGTGGTGGAAGCCAGCCGTCCGGGCGGCACCTGTGTGATGCGCGGCTGTGTGCCGAAAAAATTGTTGGTGTATGCCTCCCAGTTCGCCACGTCGATTGAAGATTCCAAGGGCTTTGGCTGGGACGTCCCACGTCCGGACTTTGATTGGCCCCAGCTGATCAAAACCAAAAATGCCGAGCTGGATCGCCTCGAAGGCATTTATGGCCGCATCTTGCGTGAAAACGGTGTCGACTTGTTGAACGGTCACGGCACGGTTACGGGACCGAATAGTGTCGATGTGGACGGGAAAGAATTTACGGCGGAAAAAATCCTCATCGCCACGGGTGGCTGGCCGCATTTGCCGGACGTGCCGGGGGCAGAGCACGCCATAACCTCCAACGAAGCGTTGGAACTGGAAAAGCTGCCCAAACGCCTTGTGATCGTGGGCGGTGGTTATATCGCGGTGGAATTTGCGGGTTTGTTTAACGCGCTGGGTGTGGACGTGACCATTATTATCCGGGCGGGCAACATTTTGCGCGGCTTTGACGACGACATTCGCGACACCTTGGCCCAGGAACTGGAAAAGGCCGGGATCTCCATTTTGCGCGAATGCGTGGTGCGCTCCATCGAACAAGAAGACGGCGGTTATTCCATCCGCCTGCACGGCACCGAAACCATCGATTGCGACCAAGTGTTCTATGCCACGGGCCGCCGCCCCAACACCAACGGCTTGGGCCTGGAAGAGGTCGGGGTTGCCTTGAGCGAGCATGGCGGAGTGAAGGTGGATGAGCATTTCCAAACTTCTGTACCGTCCATCTTTGCACTGGGCGACGTGATCGATCGCATTCAGCTGACCCCCGTCGCCATTAACGAAGGCATGGCGTTTGTGGACACCCAATTCAAAAACACGCCGCGCCCCATGGATTACGACAACGTGCCTGCAGCCGTGTTCAGCCAGCCCCCGGTGGGCACGGTCGGCTTGATGGAGCAAGAGGCCCGTCAGAACGGCGATGTGGACATCTACATGTCGCGTTTTCGCCCCATGAAGCACACCCTATCTGGCCGCGACAGCCACGCTATGATGAAGCTGATCGTGGACCGTGAAAGCCAACGTGTGGTGGGCTGTCATATGGTTGGCGACGACGCGCCGGAAATTGTGCAAGGCTTTGCCGTGGCGCTCAAATGCGGCGCGACCAAGGCGCAGTTCGACGCCACGGTCGGCATTCACCCGACGGCTGCGGAAGAATTTGTGACGATGCGCGAAAAATTACCGGAACATGACGAAGACGCTTAA
- a CDS encoding c-type cytochrome: MDIKPAILCAVMFLAACDELDRMDATNNEAVRLGQNIYVENCAICHGLNLEGQPNWRSTKDDGTLPAPPHDDSGHTWHHDDQLLFNYTKGGGAAIAPAGFKSGMPGFEDSLTDEQIWQVLSYIKSRWSPQNQARQERLTQR, from the coding sequence ATGGACATTAAGCCCGCCATATTGTGTGCCGTCATGTTTTTGGCGGCCTGTGACGAGCTGGACCGCATGGACGCCACTAACAACGAAGCCGTCCGTTTGGGCCAAAACATCTATGTCGAAAACTGCGCCATTTGTCATGGCCTGAACTTGGAAGGCCAGCCCAACTGGCGCAGCACCAAAGACGACGGCACCCTGCCCGCCCCGCCCCACGACGACAGCGGCCACACCTGGCATCACGATGACCAATTGTTGTTTAACTACACCAAAGGCGGCGGTGCCGCGATTGCACCTGCGGGTTTTAAAAGCGGCATGCCGGGGTTTGAAGACAGCCTAACGGATGAGCAAATCTGGCAGGTCCTCAGCTACATCAAAAGCCGCTGGAGCCCGCAAAACCAAGCGCGCCAAGAACGGCTCACTCAACGTTGA
- a CDS encoding GIY-YIG nuclease family protein — protein sequence MSSFVYILGSTGKGGPRTYVGWTTDLDARLETHNCGKGAKSTRGRTWALLYAERYVNRGEAMSREWHLKRDRKLRKALLGNL from the coding sequence ATGAGCAGCTTCGTTTACATCCTCGGCAGTACAGGCAAAGGCGGTCCGCGCACCTATGTGGGCTGGACCACTGATTTGGATGCGCGGCTTGAGACTCACAATTGTGGCAAGGGGGCGAAATCCACGCGTGGGCGGACATGGGCTTTGCTATATGCCGAACGCTACGTCAATCGCGGCGAGGCCATGAGCCGGGAATGGCATTTGAAGCGGGATCGGAAATTGCGCAAGGCTCTTTTGGGAAATCTTTAA
- the gph gene encoding phosphoglycolate phosphatase (PGP is an essential enzyme in the glycolate salvage pathway in higher organisms (photorespiration in plants). Phosphoglycolate results from the oxidase activity of RubisCO in the Calvin cycle when concentrations of carbon dioxide are low relative to oxygen. This enzyme is a member of the Haloacid Dehalogenase (HAD) superfamily of aspartate-nucleophile hydrolase enzymes (PF00702).) has protein sequence MTEQTLGAIRALIFDLDGTLIDSAPDLQAAANRMLKPLGRREVSVPEVQLMIGDGVPKLVERCFEATGDIPPEDEFQKHVAAFIKDYEPRSAELTCAFEGAMDALKGLKDKGIKLSICTNKPYGATMEILGKLGLDQYFDIVIGGDTLPGIKKPDPRHLEAALEKMGADPKESAMVGDNGNDVQASHAAGLPVVLLSHGYTKIPVGELGGEAVIDHFCDLEGALANL, from the coding sequence ATGACCGAACAAACTTTGGGCGCGATCCGCGCCTTGATCTTCGATCTGGACGGAACGTTGATTGACAGCGCCCCGGACCTGCAAGCCGCCGCCAACCGTATGCTTAAACCCTTGGGCAGAAGGGAAGTTTCCGTGCCTGAGGTGCAGCTCATGATCGGCGACGGTGTGCCGAAACTGGTGGAACGCTGTTTTGAAGCCACCGGCGACATACCGCCCGAAGACGAGTTCCAAAAACACGTTGCGGCCTTCATCAAAGACTATGAGCCCCGCTCCGCCGAGCTCACGTGCGCGTTCGAAGGTGCCATGGATGCCCTTAAAGGTCTGAAAGACAAGGGCATTAAGCTGTCCATCTGCACCAATAAGCCTTACGGCGCGACCATGGAAATCCTTGGAAAACTGGGCTTGGATCAGTATTTCGACATCGTCATCGGTGGCGACACCCTGCCCGGCATTAAAAAACCCGATCCCCGTCATCTTGAGGCGGCGCTGGAGAAAATGGGCGCAGATCCCAAAGAATCCGCCATGGTCGGCGACAACGGCAATGACGTGCAAGCGTCCCACGCCGCAGGTCTTCCGGTGGTCCTGCTCAGCCACGGCTACACCAAAATTCCGGTGGGTGAGTTGGGCGGTGAAGCGGTGATTGACCATTTTTGTGACTTGGAAGGCGCTCTCGCGAACCTTTAA
- the gabD gene encoding NADP-dependent succinate-semialdehyde dehydrogenase, giving the protein MDLKDTSLFRQQAYIDGAWVDADNGETFDVTNPAGGDVLGVVPKMGRTETAKAIAAAEAVLPAWRAKTAKERAGILRNWFNLVMDAQEDLAKMMTLEQGKPLAEAMGEIVYGASFIEWFAEEGKRLYGETVPTHAPDKRIQVIKQPIGVVASITPWNFPNAMITRKCAPALAAGCTVIAKPAEDTPFSALALAELAERAGIPAGVFNVVTGVPQDIGAEITANPAVRKVSFTGSTAVGKLLMKQCADTVKKMSLELGGNAPFVVFDDADLDAAVAGVMASKYRNTGQTCVCANRIYVQDAVYDAFTQKMAAAVGELKVGEGFEDGVAQGPLINQAAIEKVERLVADAVDKGAKVAVGGARHELGGTFYTPTILTDVTNEMACASEEIFGPVAPLYRFTDEADVIAKANDTPYGLAAYFYARDIGRVYRVAEALEYGIVGINEGIISTELAPFGGVKESGLGREGGKQGIEEFVETKYLCLGGI; this is encoded by the coding sequence ATGGACCTTAAAGACACAAGCCTTTTTCGCCAGCAAGCCTATATCGACGGAGCTTGGGTGGACGCAGACAACGGTGAGACCTTTGACGTCACCAATCCCGCAGGCGGGGATGTCTTGGGCGTGGTCCCTAAAATGGGGCGGACGGAAACGGCTAAGGCTATTGCCGCTGCCGAAGCGGTTCTACCGGCGTGGCGCGCCAAAACGGCCAAGGAACGCGCAGGCATCTTGCGCAACTGGTTTAACTTGGTGATGGACGCCCAAGAAGACTTGGCGAAAATGATGACCTTGGAGCAAGGCAAGCCGCTGGCGGAAGCCATGGGCGAGATTGTCTACGGCGCGTCCTTCATCGAATGGTTCGCCGAAGAAGGCAAGCGGCTCTACGGTGAAACGGTGCCGACCCACGCCCCGGACAAACGCATCCAAGTGATCAAGCAGCCCATCGGTGTGGTGGCGTCGATTACGCCGTGGAACTTCCCCAACGCCATGATCACGCGCAAGTGTGCCCCTGCACTGGCGGCGGGCTGCACCGTGATCGCCAAGCCCGCCGAAGACACACCGTTTTCTGCGCTGGCCTTGGCCGAATTGGCCGAGCGGGCAGGCATCCCAGCAGGTGTGTTCAACGTCGTCACAGGTGTGCCCCAGGACATCGGGGCGGAGATTACGGCCAATCCAGCGGTGCGCAAGGTGTCGTTCACGGGCTCCACCGCTGTGGGCAAATTGCTGATGAAACAATGCGCGGACACGGTGAAAAAGATGTCGCTGGAGCTGGGCGGCAACGCACCGTTCGTGGTGTTCGACGACGCCGACCTGGACGCCGCCGTCGCCGGGGTGATGGCGTCGAAGTATCGCAACACCGGACAAACCTGTGTCTGTGCCAACCGCATCTATGTGCAAGACGCTGTCTATGATGCTTTCACACAAAAAATGGCTGCGGCTGTGGGTGAACTGAAAGTTGGCGAAGGTTTCGAAGACGGCGTCGCCCAAGGCCCGCTGATCAACCAAGCGGCTATTGAAAAGGTTGAACGCTTGGTGGCGGACGCGGTGGATAAGGGGGCTAAGGTCGCCGTCGGTGGGGCGCGCCACGAACTGGGCGGCACGTTCTATACACCGACCATCTTGACCGACGTCACCAACGAAATGGCCTGCGCCAGCGAAGAGATTTTCGGCCCCGTGGCCCCGCTGTACCGCTTCACCGACGAAGCCGACGTCATCGCCAAAGCCAACGACACACCCTATGGCTTGGCGGCGTACTTCTACGCCCGCGACATCGGCCGGGTCTACCGCGTCGCCGAAGCGCTGGAATACGGCATCGTCGGCATCAACGAAGGCATCATCTCCACTGAACTCGCCCCCTTTGGCGGTGTCAAAGAATCCGGCCTGGGCCGTGAAGGCGGCAAACAGGGCATTGAGGAATTTGTGGAGACGAAATACCTGTGCCTGGGCGGGATCTAG
- a CDS encoding class II 3-deoxy-7-phosphoheptulonate synthase, producing the protein MSDTWTPANWRNKNGLQMPTYPDAAAVNAVEDRISAFPPLVSAGEARKLKAKLADVANGDAFLLQGGDCAESFAEFHPDVIRDTFRVLLQMAIVLTYGSGMPIVKLGRMAGQFAKPRSSDTETIDGVELPSYRGDMVNGMEFTPESRIPDPERLVQVYNQSASTLNFLRALASGGYADLHKVQRWNLGFVEDNPYGERYKDISIRIQEALDFMGACGMTSQTTKQIRETSFFTSHEALLLNYEQAMTRVDSISGDWYNTSAHMLWIGERTRQLDNAHVDFMAGIHNPVGCKVGPSMDPEELIKLIDALNPNNEAGRLTLITRMGAEKIGDVLPKLIRKVEAEGRKVVWSCDPMHSNTVSANGYKTRHVDAILAEVKAFFQVHKAEGTHAGGVHFEMTGQDVTECVGGGQAIKEANLGDRYHTHCDPRLNASQALELAFLLAEQLKEERMGG; encoded by the coding sequence ATGTCCGACACCTGGACACCCGCAAATTGGAGAAATAAAAACGGATTGCAGATGCCGACGTACCCCGATGCGGCGGCTGTAAATGCGGTTGAAGATCGCATCAGTGCATTCCCGCCGCTGGTTTCCGCCGGCGAAGCCCGCAAACTGAAAGCCAAGCTGGCCGACGTCGCCAATGGCGATGCGTTTTTGCTGCAAGGCGGCGACTGCGCGGAAAGCTTTGCAGAGTTTCATCCCGACGTGATCCGCGATACCTTCCGTGTGTTGCTGCAAATGGCCATCGTTCTGACCTATGGCTCTGGCATGCCCATCGTCAAGCTCGGTCGTATGGCCGGTCAGTTTGCCAAGCCGCGCTCAAGCGATACGGAAACCATCGATGGTGTCGAATTGCCGTCTTACCGCGGCGACATGGTCAACGGCATGGAGTTCACCCCCGAATCCCGCATCCCCGATCCGGAACGTCTGGTTCAAGTTTACAACCAGTCGGCTTCAACTCTGAACTTCCTGCGCGCTTTGGCCTCGGGCGGTTATGCCGATTTGCACAAGGTGCAGCGCTGGAACTTGGGCTTCGTCGAAGACAATCCTTATGGCGAGCGTTACAAAGACATTTCCATCCGCATTCAAGAAGCGCTGGACTTCATGGGCGCGTGCGGCATGACGTCGCAAACCACCAAGCAAATCCGTGAGACCTCGTTCTTCACGTCTCACGAAGCGTTATTGCTGAACTACGAACAAGCCATGACCCGCGTGGATTCCATTTCCGGCGACTGGTACAACACGTCCGCCCACATGCTGTGGATCGGCGAGCGTACCCGCCAGCTGGACAACGCCCACGTGGACTTTATGGCCGGCATCCACAACCCGGTCGGTTGCAAAGTGGGCCCAAGCATGGACCCGGAGGAGTTGATCAAACTGATCGATGCCTTGAACCCGAACAACGAAGCGGGCCGTTTGACGTTGATCACGCGCATGGGCGCGGAAAAGATCGGCGATGTGTTGCCCAAATTGATCCGCAAGGTCGAAGCCGAAGGCCGCAAGGTGGTTTGGTCGTGCGATCCCATGCATTCGAACACCGTCAGCGCCAACGGCTACAAAACGCGGCACGTTGATGCGATCTTGGCCGAGGTCAAAGCGTTCTTCCAAGTGCACAAAGCCGAAGGCACGCACGCGGGTGGCGTTCACTTTGAAATGACCGGCCAAGACGTCACGGAATGTGTCGGCGGTGGTCAAGCCATCAAAGAAGCTAACTTAGGCGATCGCTATCACACACATTGCGACCCGCGTTTGAACGCGAGCCAAGCTTTGGAATTGGCGTTCTTGTTGGCCGAACAGCTCAAAGAAGAGCGCATGGGCGGCTAA